A part of Xenopus tropicalis strain Nigerian chromosome 4, UCB_Xtro_10.0, whole genome shotgun sequence genomic DNA contains:
- the chrm4 gene encoding muscarinic acetylcholine receptor M4 isoform X1: protein MSFLEGPLPREHSDLFYNLSIPYWLQEMENMTNATNQTLDKTTMAPGTYQTMEMIFIATVTGSLSLVTVVGNILVMLSIKVNRQLQTVNNYFLFSLACADLIIGVFSMNLYSLYIIKGYWPLGPIVCDLWLALDYVVSNASVMNLLIISFDRYFCVTKPLTYPARRTTKMAGLMIAAAWLLSFVLWAPAILFWQFIVGERTVASGECYIQFLSNPVVTFGTAIAAFYLPVVIMTILYIHISLASRSRVRRHCTETRQEKKKPISSMKSPLIKQTKNLPKQDPGDEAVKKENGVRNGKIEKSMTNLQTAEEKETSNESSSASLSHNPPEKQPVSDASSGVVLAPTQNMPPLPSKVNVASKWSKIKIVTKQTGNECVTAIEIVPECAIPLPQQANNRPGNVARKFASIARNQVRKKRQMAAREKKVTRTIFAILLAFIITWTPYNVMVLINTFCQTCIPETVWYIGYWLCYVNSTINPACYALCNATFKKTFKHLLMCQYKSIGMAR, encoded by the coding sequence ATCTATTCTACAACCTCTCCATCCCTTACTGGCTCCAAGAGATGGAAAATATGACAAACGCCACCAACCAGACCTTGGACAAAACCACCATGGCCCCTGGAACGTACCAGACAATGGAAATGATCTTTATCGCCACCGTAACTGGTTCCCTCAGTTTGGTCACTGTGGTGGGCAACATCTTGGTCATGCTCTCCATTAAAGTCAACCGGCAGCTACAGACAGTCAACAATTACTTCCTGTTCAGCTTGGCCTGCGCTGACCTTATCATAGGCGTGTTCTCCATGAACCTCTACTCTCTTTACATTATAAAGGGTTACTGGCCGCTTGGACCTATTGTGTGTGACCTGTGGCTGGCGCTGGACTATGTGGTGAGCAACGCTTCTGTGATGAACCTCCTCATCATTAGCTTTGATAGGTACTTCTGTGTCACCAAACCACTGACTTACCCAGCACGAAGAACCACCAAGATGGCGGGGCTGATGATTGCAGCCGCTTGGCTTCTCTCCTTCGTGCTCTGGGCACCTGCTATTCTTTTCTGGCAGTTCATTGTAGGAGAGAGGACGGTGGCAAGTGGGGAATGTTACATTCAGTTCCTTAGCAACCCGGTGGTCACCTTTGGTACAGCCATCGCTGCCTTCTACCTTCCGGTGGTCATTATGACTATTCTTTACATCCACATATCTCTTGCCAGCAGGAGCAGAGTCCGCAGGCACTGCACTGAAACCCGACAGgagaaaaaaaagccaatcagCTCCATGAAGAGCCCTCTAATTAAGCAAACGAAGAACCTTCCCAAACAAGACCCCGGAGATGAGGCGGTCAAAAAAGAGAACGGGGTGAGGAACGGCAAGATTGAGAAGTCAATGACCAACCTGCAGACAGCTGAAGAAAAAGAGACCTCCAATGAATCCAGTTCAGCCAGCCTGTCTCACAACCCTCCGGAGAAGCAGCCTGTAAGTGACGCCTCTTCAGGGGTTGTCCTGGCCCCGACCCAGAACATGCCACCGCTGCCCTCAAAAGTGAATGTTGCTTCCAAATGGTCCAAGATCAAGATCGTCACCAAGCAGACTGGCAATGAATGCGTGACGGCTATTGAGATTGTTCCAGAATGTGCCATTCCTTTGCCCCAACAGGCCAATAACAGGCCGGGCAACGTTGCTAGAAAGTTTGCCAGCATCGCCCGCAACCAGGTGAGGAAAAAGAGGCAGATGGCAGCCAGGGAGAAGAAGGTGACCAGGACCATTTTCGCTATCCTACTGGCTTTCATCATTACCTGGACACCATACAATGTCATGGTCTTGATCAATACCTTTTGCCAGACATGTATCCCTGAAACCGTTTGGTACATTGGGTATTGGCTCTGCTATGTCAACAGCACAATAAACCCAGCCTGCTATGCCCTTTGCAATGCCACCTTCAAGAAGACCTTCAAACACCTCCTCATGTGTCAGTACAAAAGCATCGGCATGGCCAGATAG
- the chrm4 gene encoding muscarinic acetylcholine receptor M4 isoform X2 has translation MEDLFYNLSIPYWLQEMENMTNATNQTLDKTTMAPGTYQTMEMIFIATVTGSLSLVTVVGNILVMLSIKVNRQLQTVNNYFLFSLACADLIIGVFSMNLYSLYIIKGYWPLGPIVCDLWLALDYVVSNASVMNLLIISFDRYFCVTKPLTYPARRTTKMAGLMIAAAWLLSFVLWAPAILFWQFIVGERTVASGECYIQFLSNPVVTFGTAIAAFYLPVVIMTILYIHISLASRSRVRRHCTETRQEKKKPISSMKSPLIKQTKNLPKQDPGDEAVKKENGVRNGKIEKSMTNLQTAEEKETSNESSSASLSHNPPEKQPVSDASSGVVLAPTQNMPPLPSKVNVASKWSKIKIVTKQTGNECVTAIEIVPECAIPLPQQANNRPGNVARKFASIARNQVRKKRQMAAREKKVTRTIFAILLAFIITWTPYNVMVLINTFCQTCIPETVWYIGYWLCYVNSTINPACYALCNATFKKTFKHLLMCQYKSIGMAR, from the coding sequence ATCTATTCTACAACCTCTCCATCCCTTACTGGCTCCAAGAGATGGAAAATATGACAAACGCCACCAACCAGACCTTGGACAAAACCACCATGGCCCCTGGAACGTACCAGACAATGGAAATGATCTTTATCGCCACCGTAACTGGTTCCCTCAGTTTGGTCACTGTGGTGGGCAACATCTTGGTCATGCTCTCCATTAAAGTCAACCGGCAGCTACAGACAGTCAACAATTACTTCCTGTTCAGCTTGGCCTGCGCTGACCTTATCATAGGCGTGTTCTCCATGAACCTCTACTCTCTTTACATTATAAAGGGTTACTGGCCGCTTGGACCTATTGTGTGTGACCTGTGGCTGGCGCTGGACTATGTGGTGAGCAACGCTTCTGTGATGAACCTCCTCATCATTAGCTTTGATAGGTACTTCTGTGTCACCAAACCACTGACTTACCCAGCACGAAGAACCACCAAGATGGCGGGGCTGATGATTGCAGCCGCTTGGCTTCTCTCCTTCGTGCTCTGGGCACCTGCTATTCTTTTCTGGCAGTTCATTGTAGGAGAGAGGACGGTGGCAAGTGGGGAATGTTACATTCAGTTCCTTAGCAACCCGGTGGTCACCTTTGGTACAGCCATCGCTGCCTTCTACCTTCCGGTGGTCATTATGACTATTCTTTACATCCACATATCTCTTGCCAGCAGGAGCAGAGTCCGCAGGCACTGCACTGAAACCCGACAGgagaaaaaaaagccaatcagCTCCATGAAGAGCCCTCTAATTAAGCAAACGAAGAACCTTCCCAAACAAGACCCCGGAGATGAGGCGGTCAAAAAAGAGAACGGGGTGAGGAACGGCAAGATTGAGAAGTCAATGACCAACCTGCAGACAGCTGAAGAAAAAGAGACCTCCAATGAATCCAGTTCAGCCAGCCTGTCTCACAACCCTCCGGAGAAGCAGCCTGTAAGTGACGCCTCTTCAGGGGTTGTCCTGGCCCCGACCCAGAACATGCCACCGCTGCCCTCAAAAGTGAATGTTGCTTCCAAATGGTCCAAGATCAAGATCGTCACCAAGCAGACTGGCAATGAATGCGTGACGGCTATTGAGATTGTTCCAGAATGTGCCATTCCTTTGCCCCAACAGGCCAATAACAGGCCGGGCAACGTTGCTAGAAAGTTTGCCAGCATCGCCCGCAACCAGGTGAGGAAAAAGAGGCAGATGGCAGCCAGGGAGAAGAAGGTGACCAGGACCATTTTCGCTATCCTACTGGCTTTCATCATTACCTGGACACCATACAATGTCATGGTCTTGATCAATACCTTTTGCCAGACATGTATCCCTGAAACCGTTTGGTACATTGGGTATTGGCTCTGCTATGTCAACAGCACAATAAACCCAGCCTGCTATGCCCTTTGCAATGCCACCTTCAAGAAGACCTTCAAACACCTCCTCATGTGTCAGTACAAAAGCATCGGCATGGCCAGATAG
- the chrm4 gene encoding muscarinic acetylcholine receptor M4, giving the protein MENMTNATNQTLDKTTMAPGTYQTMEMIFIATVTGSLSLVTVVGNILVMLSIKVNRQLQTVNNYFLFSLACADLIIGVFSMNLYSLYIIKGYWPLGPIVCDLWLALDYVVSNASVMNLLIISFDRYFCVTKPLTYPARRTTKMAGLMIAAAWLLSFVLWAPAILFWQFIVGERTVASGECYIQFLSNPVVTFGTAIAAFYLPVVIMTILYIHISLASRSRVRRHCTETRQEKKKPISSMKSPLIKQTKNLPKQDPGDEAVKKENGVRNGKIEKSMTNLQTAEEKETSNESSSASLSHNPPEKQPVSDASSGVVLAPTQNMPPLPSKVNVASKWSKIKIVTKQTGNECVTAIEIVPECAIPLPQQANNRPGNVARKFASIARNQVRKKRQMAAREKKVTRTIFAILLAFIITWTPYNVMVLINTFCQTCIPETVWYIGYWLCYVNSTINPACYALCNATFKKTFKHLLMCQYKSIGMAR; this is encoded by the coding sequence ATGGAAAATATGACAAACGCCACCAACCAGACCTTGGACAAAACCACCATGGCCCCTGGAACGTACCAGACAATGGAAATGATCTTTATCGCCACCGTAACTGGTTCCCTCAGTTTGGTCACTGTGGTGGGCAACATCTTGGTCATGCTCTCCATTAAAGTCAACCGGCAGCTACAGACAGTCAACAATTACTTCCTGTTCAGCTTGGCCTGCGCTGACCTTATCATAGGCGTGTTCTCCATGAACCTCTACTCTCTTTACATTATAAAGGGTTACTGGCCGCTTGGACCTATTGTGTGTGACCTGTGGCTGGCGCTGGACTATGTGGTGAGCAACGCTTCTGTGATGAACCTCCTCATCATTAGCTTTGATAGGTACTTCTGTGTCACCAAACCACTGACTTACCCAGCACGAAGAACCACCAAGATGGCGGGGCTGATGATTGCAGCCGCTTGGCTTCTCTCCTTCGTGCTCTGGGCACCTGCTATTCTTTTCTGGCAGTTCATTGTAGGAGAGAGGACGGTGGCAAGTGGGGAATGTTACATTCAGTTCCTTAGCAACCCGGTGGTCACCTTTGGTACAGCCATCGCTGCCTTCTACCTTCCGGTGGTCATTATGACTATTCTTTACATCCACATATCTCTTGCCAGCAGGAGCAGAGTCCGCAGGCACTGCACTGAAACCCGACAGgagaaaaaaaagccaatcagCTCCATGAAGAGCCCTCTAATTAAGCAAACGAAGAACCTTCCCAAACAAGACCCCGGAGATGAGGCGGTCAAAAAAGAGAACGGGGTGAGGAACGGCAAGATTGAGAAGTCAATGACCAACCTGCAGACAGCTGAAGAAAAAGAGACCTCCAATGAATCCAGTTCAGCCAGCCTGTCTCACAACCCTCCGGAGAAGCAGCCTGTAAGTGACGCCTCTTCAGGGGTTGTCCTGGCCCCGACCCAGAACATGCCACCGCTGCCCTCAAAAGTGAATGTTGCTTCCAAATGGTCCAAGATCAAGATCGTCACCAAGCAGACTGGCAATGAATGCGTGACGGCTATTGAGATTGTTCCAGAATGTGCCATTCCTTTGCCCCAACAGGCCAATAACAGGCCGGGCAACGTTGCTAGAAAGTTTGCCAGCATCGCCCGCAACCAGGTGAGGAAAAAGAGGCAGATGGCAGCCAGGGAGAAGAAGGTGACCAGGACCATTTTCGCTATCCTACTGGCTTTCATCATTACCTGGACACCATACAATGTCATGGTCTTGATCAATACCTTTTGCCAGACATGTATCCCTGAAACCGTTTGGTACATTGGGTATTGGCTCTGCTATGTCAACAGCACAATAAACCCAGCCTGCTATGCCCTTTGCAATGCCACCTTCAAGAAGACCTTCAAACACCTCCTCATGTGTCAGTACAAAAGCATCGGCATGGCCAGATAG
- the mdk gene encoding midkine precursor — translation MELRAFCVILLITFLAVSSQAAKNKKEKGKKGASDCTEWTWGRCIPNSKDCGAGTREGTCKEETRKLKCKIPCNWKKAFGADCKYKFENWGECNATTGQKVRSGTLKKALYNADCQQTVEATKPCSLKTKSKSKGKKGKGKE, via the exons ATGGAATTACGAGCATTTTGTGTCATTCTCTTGATCACGTTCCTCGCCGTGAGCTCCCAAGCAGCAAAGAACAAAAAAG AGAAGGGGAAGAAGGGGGCGTCTGACTGCACAGAATGGACCTGGGGGCGCTGTATCCCCAATAGCAAAGACTGCGGAGCAGGAACTCGGGAGGGAACATGCAAAGAGGAGACCCGCAAGCTGAAGTGCAAGATTCCCTGCAACTGGAAGAAAGCCTTTGGGG CTGACTGCAAGTACAAATTTGAGAACTGGGGAGAGTGTAATGCCACCACTGGCCAGAAGGTGCGCTCTGGAACCCTAAAGAAGGCTTTGTATAATGCCGACTGCCAGCAAACCGTGGAAGCCACTAAGCCCTGCTCCCTCAAAACCAAGTCCAAATCCAAAG GCAAGAAAGGCAAAGGGAAGGAGTAG